The DNA region GTTCACGTCTCCACCGCCGGCGTGTACGGGCGCCCGCGCAACCTGCCCTGCCGCGAGGGCGAGCTGAAGGCGCCGCGCACCGCGCACGAGCGGGTCCGCTGGGCGGCCGAGCAGGCGAGCTGGGCCGCGTTCCGCAAGGGCGCTCCGCTCACCGTGCTCCGCCCCACCGTCCTGTACGGCCCGTCGCTGCGCGGCGGCCCGCTCCGCGTGCTCGCGCTCGTGGCGCTCTTCAACCAGCGGCGGCGGCGGGTGCCCATCATCCGGCGGGGCCCGGTCGCGCACCTGCTCCACCTCGACGACCTCGCCCGCTCGGTGGTGCACGTCCTCGAGCACCCCGACGCCGGCGCGGTGCGCGGCCGCGCGTTCAACGTGGCCGACGAGGCGCCGCTCCCGCTCGCCGAGCACCTCGCCGCCGCGCTCACCGCGCTCGGCTACGAGCCGGGCCGCGTCCTCCCCACCGCGCCGCGCCTCACCTCGGCGCTGCTGTGGCTGGTGCGCCACGTGCCGGATCGCGCGCTGCTCGCCCGC from Anaeromyxobacter dehalogenans 2CP-C includes:
- a CDS encoding NAD-dependent epimerase/dehydratase family protein, with the protein product MAGVALITGSGGAVADAVAAELARAGWSPRPVALSAEGFRGAGEAPARAVVHLGVRTPRDLPEPARIAVEAGAARAAAELAHRAGAARLVHVSTAGVYGRPRNLPCREGELKAPRTAHERVRWAAEQASWAAFRKGAPLTVLRPTVLYGPSLRGGPLRVLALVALFNQRRRRVPIIRRGPVAHLLHLDDLARSVVHVLEHPDAGAVRGRAFNVADEAPLPLAEHLAAALTALGYEPGRVLPTAPRLTSALLWLVRHVPDRALLARVNGRLARGWGRLSSRTGVAAALVPRIEREALHWMSADHYYDTSRLAALGWRPRHPISTAAMPDTVRALVSEHLLPGSGAGALPAW